From the Carassius carassius chromosome 45, fCarCar2.1, whole genome shotgun sequence genome, one window contains:
- the LOC132127666 gene encoding protocadherin alpha-C2 — MRSAMDPWRRRQLGFVVLSAIWSLASAVTRYSIPEEIPVGTVIANIATDLGLDAHSLLERKVKLDYIHSKKYLEINENTGELFIAEKIDREYLCPAKTSSFCFLKMDVIIESPIRIFNIELEIMDINDNAPQFRRERIPLDISESTTPGERFSLTNAVDADVGENSIETYYLSESDRFTIEIQSGSDGTKYVDLVLKASLDREKQAVHRLTLTAVDGGVPARSGTASIIIQVLDTNDNAPQFDRQVYSVDLIENAPIGTLIMQLNATDFDEGVNAEVIYSFTLYTSEKTQEKFSLDPNSGEIRVKAMIDFEEVKSFEMYVEAKDKGVNPLSGQCKILVFITDLNDNHPEITINSFKSSIKENDPVGTVIAVISVSDRDSGDNGKVVLSIHNAEILPFALNRSSEDFFELIVIESLDRELKNSYDITLYVTDRGTPPLTDNETISLTIQDVNDNAPTFPQSFYTIQFMENNEPGALLASLTAHDPDLHENQYIVYFIIEKEIANTSVSMLFSINPENGDLYALRMFDYEREKEFLFHIEARDSGVPPLSSNMTVHIIILDQNDNTPLIVSPWRPQGAAIEEVILRSSDKGSLVTKVIALDADSMQNSRITYQFLQITDTTLFSLDQYNGEIRTNRMFSYRDPRHQRLVIIARDNGDPPRSATVTIKISTVEQVFTQFTETTEVPIEYDLFTDLNLYLLIGLGSVLFLLLITILVIIVLKCQEPKPSQAAPQGRNSIISQRNSSTIADSTLISSDAYWYSLFLAETRKGKVVVRQPLPDGGGFIVSSIPGSAALTETSASRSSTLQESSSDLP, encoded by the exons ATGCGCTCTGCAATGGATCCGTGGAGGAGAAGGCAGCTCGGTTTTGTCGTCCTCTCCGCGATTTGGAGTCTCGCCTCGGCTGTAACAAGATACTCCATCCCTGAAGAAATTCCAGTGGGCACAGTGATAGCAAATATCGCCACGGATTTGGGCCTTGACGCTCACAGTCTGTTGGAACGAAAGGTAAAGCTGGATTATATCCATAGCAAGAAATACCTCGAAATAAACGAAAACACAGGAGAACTGTTTATCGCTGAGAAAATTGACCGGGAGTATTTATGCCCGGCCAAAACATCATCGTTTTGCTTCCTCAAGATGGACGTGATAATCGAGAGTCCAATACGCATATTTAATATCGAATTAGAAATTATGGACATCAATGACAACGCGCCTCAGTTCAGAAGGGAGAGGATACCGCTCGATATTTCAGAATCGACAACACCCGGGGAGAGATTTTCTTTAACAAACGCGGTGGATGCAGATGTTGGAGAAAACTCAATCGAGACCTATTATCTGAGTGAAAGCGACAGGTTTACTATTGAAATCCAGTCTGGAAGTGACGGGACTAAATACGTCGACTTGGTGCTAAAAGCGAGTTTAGACAGAGAAAAACAAGCCGTTCATAGGCTAACCCTCACCGCCGTGGACGGAGGCGTACCTGCGCGCTCAGGTACGGCCAGCATTATCATCCAAGTGCTGGATACCAACGACAACGCCCCTCAGTTTGATCGACAAGTGTACTCGGTTGACCTCATTGAAAATGCACCAATCGGGACACTGATTATGCAGCTGAATGCAACCGATTTCGATGAGGGTGTCAACGCGGAGGTCATATACTCCTTTACTTTATACACATCCGAGAAAACACAAGAAAAGTTCTCCTTGGATCCCAACAGTGGAGAAATAAGAGTAAAAGCCATGATCGACTTTGAAGAAGTGAAGAGCTTTGAGATGTACGTTGAAGCCAAGGACAAGGGTGTGAATCCACTTTCTGGTCAGTGTAAAATTTTGGTGTTCATCACCGATCTAAATGATAACCATCCTGAGATTACAATAAATTCTTTTAAGAGTTCGATTAAAGAAAATGACCCTGTAGGAACAGTGATCGCTGTTATCAGTGTGAGTGACAGGGACTCTGGAGATAATGGCAAGGTTGTTCTTTCCATCCACAATGCTGAGATATTACCATTTGCTCTTAATAGGTCGTCTGAAGACTTTTTTGAGTTAATAGTCATAGAATCGCTTGACCGTGAGCTCAAAAACAGTTATGATATCACACTTTATGTAACCGACAGAGGAACCCCTCCTTTGACTGATAACGAAACAATCAGTCTTACAATTCAAGATGTCAATGATAATGCCCCAACATTCCCTCAATCCTTCTATACCATTCAATTCATGGAAAACAATGAGCCTGGGGCGTTGCTCGCCTCCTTAACGGCCCATGACCCAGACTTGCATGAAAACCAGTATATTGTTTACTTCATCATAGAAAAGGAGATCGCCAACACCTCAGTGTCCATGCTGTTTTCCATCAATCCCGAGAATGGCGACCTCTATGCGTTACGCATGTTTGACTATGAAAGAGAGAAGGAGTTTCTGTTTCACATTGAAGCTAGAGATTCAGGAGTTCCTCCACTTAGCAGTAACATGACCGTACACATCATCATCCTGGACCAAAACGACAACACACCGCTCATAGTTTCTCCATGGCGTCCACAAGGTGCTGCTATAGAAGAAGTAATCCTGAGGTCAAGTGATAAAGGATCCCTGGTCACCAAGGTCATTGCGTTGGATGCAGACTCCATGCAGAACTCTCGAATAACGTATCAGTTCCTCCAGATCACAGACACCACGCTATTCAGCCTTGACCAGTACAACGGCGAGATAAGAACCAATCGCATGTTCAGCTACAGAGACCCCAGACATCAGCGCCTGGTCATCATAGCCAGAGACAACGGAGATCCTCCTCGCTCCGCCACAGTGACCATCAAGATATCCACAGTGGAGCAAGTGTTCACACAGTTTACCGAAACCACAGAGGTGCCTATTGAATACGACCTGTTCACCGATCTCAACCTGTATTTACTGATCGGTTTGGGGTCGGTGTTATTTCTTCTGCTCATAACAATCCTAGTGATCATCGTGCTGAAATGTCAAGAACCCAAACCCTCACAAGCGGCTCCTCAGGGTAGGAACAGCATCATCAGCCAGAGGAACTCTTCCACCATTGCTGACTCTACTCTCATCTCTAGTGATGCCTACTGGTACAGTCTGTTTCTGGCAGAGACTAGAAAAGGGAAGGTGGTGGTGCGGCAGCCCCTTCCAGACGGGGGAGGGTTCATTGTGTCAAGCATCCCAGGAAGTGCTGCACTGACTGAGACCAGTGCTTCAAGGTCTTCCACTTTACAG GAGTCAAGCAGTGATTTACCGTGA
- the LOC132126979 gene encoding protocadherin alpha-8-like: MASFKQATFVWILLIFLLSYLAGTVMSRQIVYTLSEEVSPGTFVGNLAKDLNLKVDDLEARGLRIVSISTKNNFAVNLKSGVLYVKETMDREQLCPNTHTCTVSLEAIVNNPLNVYRIEVKISDINDNSPYFAEKAQYIQISELTLPGTKFPLLSAEDPDVGSNSVTIYKVSNNPFFGLEVNTDAESGPSPELVLQKALDRERQSTIQLVLTAVDGGKPSKSGTTNVIVTVLDINDNAPVFSKTMYKAQVLENAPIGTTILKLNATDPDDGLNGEVVYKFKQGQKGISDKFAINNTTGEITVTGTLDYEDINAYEIRVEAWDRGQSPLASHCKVIVEILDINDNAPDITLSSLLDNVSEDAKQDTVIAFITVQDKDGGKNGKVHCSIPLNSPFILQTTQGKYFSLVLSGTLDREETAKYNISVTATDEGTPPLSKTTVIAIHISDVNDNAPRFQDSVIDVYVKENSPAGGQIAIVSAQDYDYGENAQVTYSLLDSPSVPLSTAISINSVTGEIYSMQTFNYEQVKTLHFQVMATDSGVPPLSSNATVNLFILDENDNSPVILPPYSEPGSVNSENIPYSAEAGYFVAKIRAVDADSGYNALLSYHLTEPKGTNLFRIGSSTGEIKTKRRMSDNDLKTHPLLITVSDNGEPSLSATMSMDVVVVESLDDIKTLFREVPVKEESFSDLNLYLLIAIVSVSVIFLLSLMGLIAAKCYRTDSSFSRYSAPVISTHPDGSWSFSKSTQQYDVCFSSDTIKSDVVVFPSPFPPADAELISINGEDTFTRTQTLPTSEKVR; this comes from the coding sequence ATGGCATCGTTCAAACAAGCTACGTTTGTATGGATTCTCCTTATATTCTTGCTTTCCTATCTAGCAGGGACTGTGATGTCGCGGCAGATTGTTTATACATTGTCCGAGGAGGTGAGTCCGGGAACATTTGTTGGAAATCTAGCCAAGGATTTAAATCTAAAAGTGGATGATTTAGAAGCGCGCGGGCTGAGGATTGTTTCAAtttcaacaaaaaataattttgccGTGAATTTAAAATCTGGCGTTCTCTATGTGAAGGAAACAATGGACAGAGAACAGCTGTGCCCCAATACTCACACTTGCACAGTAAGCCTTGAGGCCATTGTTAATAATCCATTGAATGTTTACAGAATAGAAGTAAAAATATCGGATATCAACGACAACTCCCCTTATTTTGCTGAAAAAGCTCAATATATCCAAATTTCTGAGCTAACATTACCGGGAACCAAATTTCCATTACTGAGCGCAGAAGATCCAGATGTGGGAAGCAACTCAGTTACCATCTATAAAGTGTCAAACAATCCGTTTTTTGGCCTAGAAGTGAATACAGATGCAGAAAGTGGTCCTTCTCCAGAGCTGGTGCTGCAAAAAGCGTTGGATAGAGAGAGACAGTCTACGATCCAACTGGTTTTAACTGCTGTAGATGGAGGAAAACCTTCAAAATCTGGCACTACAAATGTTATTGTTACTGTTTTAGATATAAATGACAACGCACCGGTATTTTCCAAGACTATGTACAAAGCTCAAGTCTTAGAAAACGCGCCTATTGGTACTACAATACTAAAACTTAATGCCACTGATCCTGATGACGGTCTCAACGGTGAAGTTGTGTATAAATTTAAACAAGGCCAAAAAGGAATATCAGATAAGTTCGCGATCAACAACACCACGGGTGAAATAACAGTTACTGGCACTTTGGATTATGAGGACATCAATGCGTACGAGATCCGCGTGGAGGCGTGGGACCGAGGCCAGAGTCCGCTTGCATCTCATTGCAAAGTCATCGTGGAGATACTTGACATCAACGATAACGCACCTGACATTACACTCTCTTCGCTGCTGGATAATGTAAGTGAAGATGCAAAACAAGACACTGTAATAGCCTTTATCACGGTCCAAGATAAAGATGGGGGTAAAAATGGAAAAGTCCATTGTTCCATTCCCCTGAACTCTCCTTTTATATTACAGACTACACAGGGGAAATACTTCTCGCTTGTTTTAAGCGGGACTCTTGACAGAGAAGAAACTGCAAAGTATAATATTTCAGTTACGGCTACAGACGAAGGAACCCCACCTCTTTCAAAAACCACAGTTATAGCAATTCATATTTCTGATGTGAATGACAACGCACCTCGATTTCAAGATTCTGTTATTGATGTTTACGTGAAAGAAAATAGTCCAGCTGGTGGTCAGATAGCGATTGTTTCTGCCCAAGATTATGACTATGGAGAGAACGCTCAGGTAACTTATTCCTTACTTGATAGTCCCAGTGTCCCGTTATCGACAGCAATCAGCATAAACTCTGTGACTGGTGAGATATACAGTATGCAGACTTTCAACTATGAGCAGGTAAAAACCTTACACTTTCAAGTCATGGCAACAGACTCTGGTGTTCCTCCTCTGAGCAGTAATGCGACTGTAAATCTGTTTATTCTGGATGAGAACGACAACAGTCCAGTTATTTTACCGCCTTATTCTGAACCTGGatcagttaatagtgagaacatTCCCTACTCTGCTGAAGCGGGATACTTTGTAGCAAAGATCAGAGCTGTTGATGCTGACTCTGGATATAACGCACTTCTGTCTTATCATCTAACTGAACCCAAAGGAACGAATCTCTTCCGCATTGGAAGCAGCACTGGAGAAATAAAGACTAAGAGACGAATGAGTGACAATGACTTAAAAACTCACCCACTTCTCATCACAGTGTCTGATAATGGAGAGCCATCACTCTCAGCGACTATGTCCATGGATGTTGTAGTTGTTGAGAGTCTGGATGACATAAAGACATTATTCAGAGAAGTTCCCGTTAAAGAGGAGAGTTTTTCAGATCTGAATCTGTATCTGCTCATCGCTATTGTCTCAGTATCAGTCATCTTTTTACTGAGTCTGATGGGTTTGATAGCAGCTAAATGCTacaggacagacagcagtttcagcAGATACAGCGCTCCAGTGATCAGCACACATCCAGACGGAAGCTGGTCCTTCTCTAAATCCACTCAACAGTACGATGTGTGTTTTAGTTCAGACACAATAAAGAGTGATGTAGTCGTTTTCCCCTCGCCGTTTCCGCCAGCAGACGCAGAACTGATCAGCATTAATGGAGAAGATACTTTTACGCGCACACAGACTCTTCCTACCTCAGAAAAGGTAAGATAA
- the LOC132127621 gene encoding protocadherin-10, producing the protein MELWMRTWQVSCLALMMLDVVLAQIRYTIPEELEHGAFVGNIAEDLGLDTGKLSIRRFRIVSGAKRQYLEVNLENGVLFVNERIDREELCEQNPYCSFHLQVVIENPLELYRVEAEILDVNDNSPVFPWSEFNLDISESAAPGSRFPLESAQDLDVGDNSLRSYLLSVNEHFVMDVQTRSDGSKFAELILESPLDREQQKTHLMVLTAVDGGSPERSGTAQINITVLDANDNAPVFDQNFYKVRLAENAPRGTVVIKLNATDLDEGPNGEITYSFSGHAPMRVRELFSVDPRTGEIKVKGLIDYEKARMHEIYVQAKDKGPSAVAVHCKGMVNIIDVNDNLPEVILTSVSTPVQEDAPPGTVIAVISVMDKDSGENGNVDCEIPHHVPFQLHSSFKNYYTLVTCDFLDRESISEYNITLTARDMGSPPLFTRKTILVQVSDINDNAPRFKQPSYTVYLTENNAPGASICTITAQDADVDQNSYLSYSILENDIHGMPVSTYVSINSDNGNIYALRSFDHEQLRNFQIVVQAEDVGFPPLRANVTVNLFVLDQNDNPPVVVSPLAENDTAAVVVVPRYADAGYLVAKITAMDADAGQNSRLFYEVLQATDISLFSVALYTGEIRTIRRLMDNDPRRQRLVVLVKDNGQPPLSATASIMLSVVDSVPESLPDFGDLSLSPQYRSNLTLYLIVSLGAVSFTFLVAIIVLATIKGLKDRHSCCGCYSKDPATDVVKKSNLNIHISPGSKGPTQCVEVNGNNPIGQNYCYKMCLTPESSRSDFMFLKPCSPTGTSSRNNIKEIENKTLTWSPASHSLGTRNGTTSPNELKQGNKDQTLTKNQLNYTYKSHTPINTGRTLQRRLIQDSDYYAYTSVPQYWTWGNHMHDYKTSSKGGGFPNHSWTRYNQQDSIQPPPDYQHNVYIPGTPSTLCTLKLANNGDIEVCNSFSTFGKKKKPNNNNQEDAVITNDFFK; encoded by the exons ATGGAGCTGTGGATGCGGACATGGCAGGTATCCTGCCTGGCGCTCATGATGTTGGATGTAGTTCTAGCACAGATTCGTTACACGATCCCAGAGGAACTAGAGCACGGGGCTTTTGTTGGAAATATTGCGGAGGATCTGGGACTAGACACCGGCAAACTCTCAATCCGACGATTTAGAATAGTCTCAGGGGCGAAACGGCAATATTTGGAGGTGAATTTAGAAAATGGAGTTTTATTTGTCAATGAAAGAATTGATCGAGAAGAGTTGTGCGAACAAAATCCATATTGTTCATTCCATCTCCAAGTTGTAATCGAAAACCCATTAGAATTGTATAGAGTGGAAGCTGAAATACTAGATGTCAACGACAACTCTCCGGTTTTTCCATGGAGTGAATTTAACCTGGATATCTCCGAATCGGCCGCTCCTGGTTCGCGCTTCCCACTGGAAAGCGCGCAGGACCTGGACGTCGGTGACAACTCTCTGCGCTCGTATCTGCTGAGCGTAAACGAACACTTTGTCATGGATGTCCAGACGCGCAGCGATGGCAGTAAATTCGCAGAACTGATCCTCGAAAGTCCGCTGGACCGAGAGCAGCAGAAGACTCACCTGATGGTTCTTACAGCGGTGGACGGAGGCTCGCCAGAAAGATCGGGCACTGCGCAGATAAACATAACGGTGCTGGATGCCAACGACAACGCGCCTGTGTTCGATCAGAACTTTTATAAAGTGAGGCTGGCTGAAAACGCGCCGAGAGGCACAGTCGTTATAAAACTAAACGCAACTGATCTAGATGAAGGCCCAAATGGAGAAATCACGTACTCTTTTAGCGGTCACGCTCCAATGAGAGTGCGCGAGCTGTTCAGCGTGGATCCCCGCACTGGAGAAATCAAAGTAAAAGGACTTATAGACTATGAAAAGGCACGGATGCATGAAATTTACGTACAAGCCAAGGACAAGGGACCGTCAGCGGTAGCGGTGCACTGCAAAGGTATGGTTAACATCATAGACGTCAACGACAATCTTCCAGAAGTGATTCTTACATCAGTATCCACGCCGGTTCAAGAAGACGCGCCACCTGGCACAGTGATTGCAGTCATTAGCGTAATGGATAAAGATTCTGGAGAAAACGGAAATGTTGATTGTGAAATTCCTCATCACGTTCCCTTTCAGCTACATTCCTCTTTTAAAAACTATTACACGTTAGTTACGTGTGATTTTCTGGACAGAGAATCGATTTCAGAGTACAACATCACTCTCACGGCGCGTGATATGGGCTCACCGCCGCTTTTTACAAGGAAAACAATTTTAGTGCAAGTGTCTGACATCAACGATAACGCGCCGCGTTTTAAACAGCCCTCCTACACGGTCTACCTGACCGAAAACAACGCGCCTGGAGCCTCGATTTGCACCATCACCGCTCAAGACGCAGACGTGGATCAGAATTCCTACTTATCCTACTCTATTCTCGAAAACGACATCCATGGAATGCCGGTGTCCACCTACGTGTCCATCAACTCAGATAACGGCAACATTTACGCACTACGCTCTTTTGACCACGAGCAGCTCAGAAACTTTCAGATCGTGGTTCAAGCCGAAGATGTTGGTTTTCCGCCTCTCCGCGCGAACGTAACAGtcaatttgtttgttttggaccaGAACGACAACCCTCCAGTCGTTGTATCCCCGTTGGCCGAGAATGACACCGCAGCGGTTGTAGTTGTCCCCAGATATGCTGATGCCGGGTACCTAGTGGCTAAAATCACCGCCATGGACGCGGACGCCGGGCAAAACTCGCGTCTCTTTTATGAAGTCCTCCAAGCTACAGATATCAGTTTGTTCAGTGTTGCTCTGTACACCGGAGAGATCAGGACAATTCGCCGCCTGATGGACAACGACCCCAGGAGGCAGAGGCTGGTGGTTTTGGTCAAGGACAACGGTCAGCCGCCGCTCTCGGCCACGGCCTCCATCATGTTGTCAGTTGTTGACAGCGTGCCAGAATCTTTGCCTGATTTTGGTGACCTCTCGCTCAGCCCCCAGTACCGGTCAAACCTCACGCTGTATTTAATCGTGTCTCTGGGCGCAGTTTCATTCACGTTTCTCGTGGCTATTATTGTCCTGGCTACAATAAAGGGATTGAAGGACAGGCACTCGTGCTGTGGATGTTATTCTAAGGACCCCGCCACTGACGTCGTTAAAAAGTCTAACTTGAACATTCACATATCACCAGGATCAAAGGGACCCACGCAATGCGTGGAAGTAAACGGAAACAACCCAATAGGTCAAAACTACTGCTATAAAATGTGTCTGACTCCAGAGTCATCTAGAAGTGACTTCATGTTCCTCAAGCCTTGTAGCCCCACGGGGACATCTTCCCGAAACAATATAAaagaaatagaaaacaaaactttGACCTGGAGTCCAGCCAGCCACAGTCTTGGTACCAGGAATGGAACGACTTCTCCAAATGAA CTCAAACAGGGAAACAAAGACCAAACCCTGACCAAGAACCAGCTCAATTATACATATAAAAG cCATACTCCAATAAACACAGGTAGGACACTGCAGCGCAGGCTGATTCAGGACTCAGACTACTATGCTTACACATCTGTCCCGCAGTACTGGACCTGGGGAAATCACATGCATG ACTATAAGACCTCATCTAAGGGTGGAGGTTTTCCAAATCATTCATGGACACGTTACAATCAACAGGATTCAATTCAACCCCCACCAGACTATCAACATAATGTTTACATTCCCGGAACACCATCGACACTCTGTACGCTCAAACTGGCAAACAATGGAGACATTGAAGTCTGCAActcattctcaacttttggcaaGAAGAAAAAGCCAAACAATAACAATCAAGAAGATGCAGTAATAACCAATgattttttcaaatga